From one Agrobacterium fabrum str. C58 genomic stretch:
- a CDS encoding polysaccharide biosynthesis/export family protein encodes MKKLGTVLLMALLSACAKPSDGPTAGNIRSATFPRTNEKIPVIELANAPAATVSAGGIQSASGPGLTALRNTGYNAQRLRRGDVIDITVLDTGEDGLFSPTQSKTLNLGRFTVDQSGSVNIPFVGKQRVIDSTPEGLQSQVVAGLKGSAVNPQAVVTVVDKPTSAVMLSGAVKTPGKIVLTARQERVLDSLNQAGGPTVAPGAANVTVVRGSQRASAPLDRIMREDRQNIRLSPDDQIMIDGDAASYTALGAFKSAGEFQFEAGKLTLAQAVGRAGGLLDDRADARNVYVFRNEIVQVPVARASGAKGPVAMATSMRPVIYHVNMRDASSIALMQLFQMQKGDVLYASNAPLVDSAKLLTVFQKSVPTAAAPLPGSGN; translated from the coding sequence ATGAAAAAGTTGGGTACGGTTTTGCTGATGGCTCTTTTGAGCGCCTGTGCAAAGCCATCTGACGGGCCGACCGCGGGCAATATCCGGTCTGCGACCTTCCCTCGAACCAACGAAAAAATCCCTGTTATCGAGCTGGCCAATGCACCGGCGGCCACGGTCTCTGCAGGCGGCATTCAAAGCGCTTCCGGTCCCGGCCTCACCGCGCTTCGCAACACCGGTTACAACGCCCAGAGATTGCGGCGTGGCGACGTGATCGACATCACCGTGCTGGACACGGGTGAAGACGGTCTTTTCTCTCCAACACAGAGCAAGACGCTCAATCTCGGCCGCTTTACCGTGGATCAGAGCGGTTCGGTCAATATTCCTTTCGTCGGCAAGCAGAGGGTTATCGATTCTACGCCTGAAGGGCTGCAATCGCAGGTCGTCGCCGGCCTCAAGGGCTCTGCCGTGAACCCGCAGGCCGTGGTTACCGTCGTCGACAAGCCGACGAGCGCCGTCATGCTCAGCGGTGCGGTGAAGACCCCCGGAAAGATCGTGCTCACCGCCCGTCAGGAGCGTGTACTTGACTCCCTCAACCAGGCTGGCGGTCCGACCGTCGCTCCGGGTGCGGCCAACGTTACGGTCGTTCGCGGCTCGCAGAGAGCCAGCGCGCCGCTTGACCGTATCATGCGGGAAGACCGTCAGAACATCCGCCTTTCACCGGATGATCAGATCATGATCGATGGCGACGCGGCAAGTTATACGGCGCTTGGCGCCTTCAAGAGCGCCGGTGAATTCCAGTTTGAAGCCGGAAAGCTGACCCTGGCGCAGGCTGTCGGCCGCGCCGGTGGCTTGCTGGATGACCGTGCCGATGCGCGCAATGTCTATGTGTTCCGCAACGAGATCGTTCAGGTTCCCGTTGCAAGGGCATCGGGCGCGAAAGGCCCGGTAGCGATGGCCACCAGCATGCGACCGGTGATCTATCACGTCAACATGCGCGACGCTTCGAGCATTGCGCTCATGCAGCTCTTCCAGATGCAGAAGGGCGATGTGCTGTATGCCAGCAATGCACCGCTGGTGGATTCGGCCAAGCTGCTGACCGTGTTCCAGAAGAGTGTGCCGACGGCGGCAGCCCCGCTGCCCGGCAGCGGCAACTGA
- a CDS encoding protein kinase domain-containing protein, whose product MSKARHPLDEPAYPEVAGRFSDLWRSIRHDGMRERSDQEQKDLIDQIRNALDRKTSGVSGEKPDWIANSFAVNCTAYQSETTLLLQLRHRDLGSLHALKTVPPGSRDDAVLLQRLRDEAKIGLALRHPCLAETSALLRLPDGRPGLLQPWFAHSLASIVSTQPIAASQVISILRRVLEGLSAMHALGYVHCDVTPANILLADGNFETAKLGDFGIALRIGRKHAEQGMRFAGSPEFAAPEQRQGAPAKPDQDIYAVGRLARRLIATDEAQSPQRLADFAQACCHDDPALRPQTAAEALQLL is encoded by the coding sequence GTGAGCAAGGCTAGACATCCACTTGATGAGCCTGCCTATCCGGAGGTAGCCGGACGTTTTTCCGACCTATGGCGAAGCATTCGCCATGATGGCATGCGGGAAAGAAGCGATCAGGAGCAAAAAGACCTGATCGACCAGATCCGAAATGCGTTGGATCGAAAAACATCTGGCGTTTCCGGCGAAAAACCGGACTGGATCGCGAACAGCTTTGCCGTGAATTGCACAGCCTACCAGAGCGAGACGACGCTTCTGCTACAATTGCGCCACCGCGATCTCGGCTCGCTGCACGCGCTGAAAACCGTGCCACCGGGCAGTCGCGACGACGCTGTTCTGCTGCAACGCTTGCGGGACGAGGCCAAGATCGGGCTCGCGCTGCGCCATCCCTGCCTTGCGGAAACATCAGCGCTTCTGAGATTGCCCGATGGCCGGCCTGGCCTTTTGCAGCCATGGTTCGCGCACTCGCTGGCATCGATCGTATCTACACAACCGATCGCCGCCTCGCAGGTGATCTCGATCCTTCGCCGCGTGCTGGAAGGGCTGAGTGCCATGCATGCACTTGGATATGTGCATTGCGACGTCACGCCAGCCAATATTCTGCTGGCGGATGGTAATTTCGAAACGGCGAAACTGGGTGATTTCGGCATCGCCCTGCGGATTGGCCGGAAACACGCGGAACAGGGCATGCGCTTTGCCGGCTCGCCTGAATTCGCGGCACCGGAACAAAGGCAAGGCGCACCCGCAAAGCCGGATCAGGACATATACGCCGTGGGACGGCTCGCCCGGCGGCTGATCGCGACGGATGAGGCGCAGTCACCGCAACGCCTCGCAGATTTTGCGCAGGCCTGTTGCCACGACGATCCTGCCCTACGTCCGCAAACGGCGGCGGAAGCGCTACAGCTTCTGTAG